The nucleotide window TGGCGCTCGAGCCCGGCCACTAGGTCCCGAGCGCGCACGCCGCGCGCGTCGAGCAGATCGAGGTGGATTTCGAGCAGCAGGATGGGAGGATGCCCCGCGAGCAGACGCTCGGCCCCGGCCAACGCACGGTCCTCGAAGCCCTCGATGTCGATCTTCACCACGGAGGGGCTCACGCCC belongs to Gemmatimonadaceae bacterium and includes:
- a CDS encoding FkbM family methyltransferase, giving the protein GVSPSVVKIDIEGFEDRALAGAERLLAGHPPILLLEIHLDLLDARGVRARDLVAGLERHGYTFHTTAGGRLTARGVYNSAAAVIRCMARPAEEVSGLQI